The Chloroflexota bacterium genome has a window encoding:
- a CDS encoding transketolase C-terminal domain-containing protein, translating to MAQMSFLEARNRAIADAMSADPTTILIGGFGGPGAPEGGFGKAFGEARVRSVPISEEGFAGAAVGAALFGLRPIVTFSNASFMFDAWEPVLNEAALLRYMSGGQFAAPIVFHMLIGLRAGWAAQHSQTSQAMLCNAPGLVVVAPGTPAAAYELMRTAIASDDPVVYVDTPLLHREIGEVDGASTPRPVRARVLRAGNDVTVVAVSGMVPRALAVAERLARDGIGVEVIDPQVLSPLDRGGILESVARTGRLVAVDEGQLSCGVASEIVSSVSEHGFDLLKSAPRRVAIPDVPVPPNPTQIEQVTPNESRIEAAVRAALD from the coding sequence ATGGCCCAAATGAGCTTCCTCGAGGCCCGGAACCGCGCCATCGCCGACGCGATGAGCGCGGATCCCACGACGATTCTGATCGGCGGCTTCGGCGGGCCCGGCGCGCCGGAGGGCGGCTTCGGAAAGGCGTTCGGCGAGGCGCGCGTGCGGTCGGTGCCCATCTCCGAAGAGGGGTTCGCCGGCGCCGCGGTGGGCGCCGCGCTCTTCGGCCTCCGACCGATCGTTACCTTCTCCAACGCCAGCTTCATGTTCGACGCCTGGGAGCCGGTGCTCAACGAAGCCGCGCTGCTGCGCTACATGTCCGGCGGCCAGTTCGCCGCGCCCATCGTGTTCCACATGCTCATCGGGCTTCGGGCGGGCTGGGCGGCGCAGCATTCGCAGACGTCGCAGGCGATGCTCTGCAACGCGCCGGGCCTCGTGGTGGTCGCGCCCGGCACGCCGGCCGCCGCCTACGAGCTGATGCGCACGGCCATCGCCAGCGACGATCCGGTCGTGTACGTCGACACGCCGCTGCTCCACCGAGAGATCGGCGAGGTGGACGGCGCCTCCACGCCGAGGCCGGTCCGGGCGCGGGTGCTGCGCGCGGGGAACGACGTGACCGTCGTGGCCGTCTCGGGCATGGTGCCCCGGGCGCTCGCGGTCGCCGAGCGGCTGGCGCGCGACGGCATCGGGGTCGAGGTGATCGATCCGCAGGTCCTCTCGCCGCTCGACCGCGGCGGGATTCTGGAGAGCGTAGCGCGAACGGGGCGGCTGGTCGCCGTCGACGAGGGACAGCTGAGCTGCGGGGTCGCGTCCGAGATCGTGTCATCCGTCTCGGAGCACGGGTTCGACCTGCTGAAGTCCGCGCCGCGCCGCGTGGCCATCCCCGACGTGCCCGTGCCGCCGAATCCGACGCAGATCGAGCAGGTGACGCCGAACGAGTCGCGCATCGAGGCCGCGGTTCGCGCCGCGCTGGACTGA
- a CDS encoding type II toxin-antitoxin system HicA family toxin — MVRALGRAGWYRDHQRGAHVYLRHPERHGLVTVPVHQGETIKPKTLASILEQAGLSVQEFRRLL; from the coding sequence GTGGTTCGGGCGTTAGGCCGGGCGGGGTGGTACCGGGACCATCAGCGGGGAGCGCATGTCTACCTCCGACACCCTGAGCGGCACGGGCTGGTGACCGTCCCGGTGCACCAGGGGGAGACGATCAAGCCGAAGACATTGGCATCCATTCTGGAGCAGGCCGGGCTCTCGGTACAAGAATTCCGGCGACTCCTTTGA
- a CDS encoding type II toxin-antitoxin system HicB family antitoxin, which produces MRKYTIILEPDEEEGGYTVVVPALPGCVTQGRSVAECIDRASEAIAGYLESLRAAGEQIPEELEHAQAITIEVPA; this is translated from the coding sequence ATGCGTAAGTACACGATCATCCTGGAGCCCGACGAGGAGGAGGGAGGCTACACGGTCGTTGTCCCCGCGTTGCCGGGCTGTGTCACCCAGGGACGATCGGTAGCCGAGTGCATCGACCGTGCCTCGGAGGCGATCGCTGGCTATCTAGAGAGCCTGCGCGCCGCCGGCGAGCAGATCCCCGAGGAGCTGGAGCATGCGCAGGCAATTACGATAGAGGTTCCCGCGTAG
- a CDS encoding thiamine pyrophosphate-dependent dehydrogenase E1 component subunit alpha: MAIPRDRLLPLLESMLLMRRADEKCCDLGPSQVYGNYHVYIGQEATGACVISMLEPEDVIFTTHRCHGHCLARGIPLEQVMGELLVKETGASKGKGGTQHIMSREWRTVATSIVGGSTIMATGAALAAKVRGEGWIAVAFLGDRSLSEGVVPEVFNLAGLWDLPVLYVCENNNAVPYDPPRRSNLNFSELTDLPRTYGVEGAAVDATDPAAVYPVAEELIGRVRRDRKPAFLEARTPAWPGRSGGENPTLEVTGATDLSLAWAPPASDPLEVWHRADPVLRMVEQVLAAGVATKEEVLEMDRKIQGDVERATKAAQAAAFPVPQNAFADILAGGDLWPK, from the coding sequence ATGGCGATCCCACGAGACCGACTCCTCCCGCTGCTGGAGAGCATGCTGCTGATGCGGCGGGCGGACGAGAAGTGCTGCGATCTGGGTCCGAGCCAGGTCTACGGCAACTACCACGTCTACATCGGCCAGGAGGCGACCGGCGCCTGCGTGATCTCGATGCTGGAGCCCGAGGACGTGATCTTCACGACGCACCGGTGCCACGGCCACTGCCTGGCGCGGGGCATCCCGCTGGAGCAGGTCATGGGAGAGCTGCTGGTGAAGGAGACGGGCGCCAGCAAGGGCAAGGGCGGGACGCAGCACATCATGTCCCGAGAGTGGCGCACCGTGGCCACGTCCATCGTCGGCGGGAGCACGATCATGGCGACGGGCGCGGCGCTGGCGGCCAAGGTGCGCGGCGAGGGCTGGATCGCGGTGGCCTTTCTCGGCGACCGGTCCCTGTCGGAGGGCGTCGTGCCCGAGGTGTTCAATCTGGCCGGGCTGTGGGACCTGCCCGTGCTGTACGTCTGCGAGAACAACAACGCCGTCCCGTACGATCCGCCGCGCCGATCGAACCTGAACTTTTCAGAGCTGACGGACCTGCCGCGGACGTACGGCGTGGAGGGCGCCGCGGTGGACGCCACCGATCCCGCCGCCGTGTATCCGGTGGCCGAAGAGCTGATCGGGCGGGTGCGGCGGGACCGGAAGCCAGCGTTCCTGGAGGCGCGCACGCCAGCCTGGCCCGGCCGGTCGGGAGGCGAGAACCCGACCCTCGAGGTGACCGGCGCGACCGATCTCTCCCTCGCGTGGGCGCCGCCGGCCAGCGATCCGCTGGAGGTCTGGCACCGCGCGGACCCTGTCCTCCGCATGGTGGAGCAGGTGCTGGCCGCCGGCGTCGCGACCAAGGAGGAGGTCCTCGAGATGGACCGGAAGATCCAGGGCGACGTCGAGCGGGCGACGAAGGCGGCGCAGGCCGCGGCCTTCCCCGTTCCCCAGAACGCGTTCGCCGACATCCTTGCGGGAGGGGACCTATGGCCCAAATGA